One window of Trifolium pratense cultivar HEN17-A07 linkage group LG5, ARS_RC_1.1, whole genome shotgun sequence genomic DNA carries:
- the LOC123883034 gene encoding mediator of RNA polymerase II transcription subunit 9 yields the protein MDHYSSPGGTWTMIPTPNSNSQIQSQSNQDLYLQQQQFLQQQSQFQQQQQLYQQQQQLILQQQQQQQQQPQQQQQQQQQNLHQSLASHFHLLNLVENLAEVVEHGNPDQQSDALIAELSNHFDKCQQLLNSISASISTKAMTVEGQKKKLEESEQLLNQRRDLVVNYTKSVEELVRSEP from the exons atggatCATTACTCTTCTCCAGGAGGAACATGGACAATGATCCCAACCCCAAATTCCAATTCCCAAATCCAATCTCAATCCAATCAAGACCTTtatcttcaacaacaacaatttcttcaacaacaatCTCAATTCCAACAACAGCAGCAACtttatcaacaacaacaacagcttATTCtacaacagcaacaacaacaacaacagcaaccTCAGCAACAGCAACAGCAACAGCAGCAGAATCTTCACCAATCACTCGCTTCTCATTTCCATCTTTTAAAT TTGGTGGAGAATTTAGCTGAAGTTGTTGAACATGGAAACCCGGATCAGCAATCAGATGCATTG ATTGCTGAATTGAGCAACCATTTTGATAAGTGTCAGCAATTGTTGAACTCAATCTCTGCTTCTATTAGCACCAAAGCCATG ACTGTTGAGGGACAGAAGAAGAAGCTAGAGGAAAGCGAGCAATTGCTGAATCAGCGAAG AGATTTAGTTGTCAATTACACAAAATCTGTAGAGGAGCTTGTCCGATCAGAGCCATAA
- the LOC123886763 gene encoding LOB domain-containing protein 22-like encodes MNNININKNNNNTTQACAACKYQRRKCAPDCILAPYFPHDRQRQFLNAHKLFGVSNINKIIKYLDPPLKDQAMRTIIYQSDMRANDPVGGCYKYIQDLQAQIEYCKIELDLVLQQLAVYRAQPHQQQPQVVNYGDQVIMNSDSLLGFYNPSGSVVPATAPAHYHYNVQQQVVTPLQEHEQEQYLMMHESNSSSINSTTPLQQHINNWGAMQNSISLSSLSLHGQSSNASDEYDHKPTLDIPCDERNELGFDSGEILHHSDESVLFKIDDGLIKAEGGYIQETQAQEQDHDLKGAATLFTLTNCTS; translated from the exons ATGAACAACATtaacatcaacaaaaacaacaacaacacaactCAAGCTTGTGCTGCATGTAAATACCAACGTAGGAAATGTGCTCCTGATTGCATATTAGCACCTTATTTTCCTCATGATCGTCAAAGACAATTCCTTAATGCACACAAATTATTTGGTGTTAGTAATATTAACAAAATCATTAAATATCTTGATCCTCCTCTAAAAGATCAAGCCATGAGAACAATCATTTATCAATCTGATATGCGGGCCAATGATCCTGTCGGCGGTTGTTATAAATATATTCAAGATCTTCAAGCTCAAATTGAATATTGTAAAATAGAACTTGATCTTGTTCTTCAACAACTCGCGGTTTATCGAGCACAACCtcatcaacaacaaccacaAGTGGTTAATTATGGTGATCAAGTTATTATGAATTCAGATTCATTGTTAGGTTTTTATAATCCATCTGGATCTGTTGTTCCGGCTACCGCGCCGGCTCATTATCATTACAATGTTCAACAACAAGTGGTTACACCATTACAAGAACATGAACAAGAACAATACCTTATGATGCATGAAAGTAATAGTAGTAGTATTAATAGTACTACTCCTTTGCAACAACATATTAATAATTGGGGGGCTATGCAAAATTCTATTTCTTTATCATCTTTGTCATTGCATGGACAAAGTAGTAATGCTAGTGATGAATATGATCATAAGCCTACTCTTGATATACCTTGTGACGAAAGAAATGAATTAGGATTCGACTCCGGAGAAATACTTCACCACAg TGATGAATCAGTTTTGTTTAAGATAGATGATGGATTAATTAAAGCAGAGGGTGGCTACATTCAAGAAACACAAGCTCAAGAACAAGATCATGATCTAAAAGGAGCAGCAACATTGTTTACTCTAACAAATTGTACTAGTTGA